In Camarhynchus parvulus chromosome Z, STF_HiC, whole genome shotgun sequence, a genomic segment contains:
- the IDNK gene encoding probable gluconokinase produces the protein MVLVVVMGVSGSGKTTVGSRLAEKLGWKFYDADDYHPLENKKKMEEGIPLNDEDRIPWLCTLHDILRREDTSRQDTILACSALKKMYRRVLIGGASAIESNQPEQPGENPPLKILFVHLDGPKDIIAARLEKRRGHFMPLELLQSQFDTLEPPSAPENFITVSLEKPLPEILLQIETAILQGEALPE, from the exons atggtgctggtggtggtgatggGCGTCAGCGGCTCAGGGAA GACCACGGTCGGGTCGCGGCTGGCAGAGAAG ttggGATGGAAATTCTACGATGCAGACGATTATCATCCTCTAGAgaataagaagaaaatggaagaaggGATACCACTAAACGATGAG GACAGGATTCCTTGGCTTTGTACACTGCATGATATACTAAGGAG aGAAGACACATCTAGACAAGATACAATTCTGgcctgctctgcactgaagAAGATGTACAGGCGTGTGTTAATTGGTGGAGCATCTGCAATTGAAAGCAACCAGCCAGAGCAACCAGGAGAAAACCCACCACTGAAGATCCTCTTTGTTCATTTGGATGGACCTAAGGACATAATTGCTGCCCGCTTGGAGAAGCGGAGAGGTCATTTTATGCCACTTGAACTTCTCCAGTCTCAGTTTGATACTCTAGAGCCACCCAGTGCACCAGAAAACTTCATTACTGTCAGTCTAGAAAAACCTCTCCCAGAAATACTCCTACAGATTGAGACCGCCATTCTTCAGGGTGAGGCTTTGCCAGAGTAA